One Streptomyces sp. NBC_01217 genomic region harbors:
- a CDS encoding helix-turn-helix domain-containing protein — protein MSNTYGDWLKAQREAAGLTQQELADTAIMTRSHISHIEAGRRIPSQEDARRLDKALNTGDVLSSFLPDKDDGTIADYFEPARQLEQQATMIREFGLNFVPGILQTEGYARAVLGTTFPPRSDEERDRHVVARLERAKILNDPVAPVVWVLLDEMVLRRPVGGPEIMAEQVLHIVRLVESKRVRAHILPLGLGAHPLMQSMLTLMWFEDQPPAAYSEGMSIGKVHDSPAVVQRLQGVYDLALGDALPLKESIALMRATAKEYGHHD, from the coding sequence ATGAGTAATACCTATGGCGATTGGTTGAAGGCCCAGCGCGAGGCAGCAGGCCTGACACAGCAGGAGCTGGCCGACACGGCGATCATGACGCGGTCGCACATCTCGCACATCGAGGCGGGGCGCCGCATCCCGTCCCAGGAGGACGCACGGCGCCTGGACAAGGCCCTGAACACGGGGGACGTGCTGAGCAGCTTCCTGCCGGACAAGGATGACGGCACAATTGCCGATTACTTCGAACCCGCACGCCAACTCGAACAACAGGCGACCATGATCAGGGAGTTCGGCCTGAACTTCGTGCCAGGCATCCTTCAGACGGAGGGATACGCTCGTGCGGTTCTCGGCACCACTTTCCCCCCTCGGAGTGACGAGGAACGTGACAGGCACGTTGTCGCACGCCTTGAGCGCGCAAAGATCTTGAACGACCCGGTGGCGCCCGTAGTGTGGGTGCTACTGGACGAGATGGTGCTACGACGCCCGGTCGGCGGACCGGAGATCATGGCCGAACAGGTCCTGCACATCGTCCGTTTGGTCGAGAGCAAGAGGGTGCGCGCTCACATCCTGCCGCTTGGCCTGGGCGCCCATCCGCTGATGCAGAGCATGCTGACGTTGATGTGGTTCGAGGACCAGCCTCCTGCCGCTTACAGCGAAGGTATGTCCATCGGCAAGGTCCACGACTCCCCGGCTGTGGTCCAGCGGCTGCAGGGCGTCTACGATCTCGCCCTGGGCGACGCGCTCCCGCTCAAGGAGTCCATCGCCTTGATGAGGGCGACTGCAAAGGAATACGGGCACCATGACTGA
- a CDS encoding DUF6056 family protein has protein sequence MSADTVKTADVQQESVESLQPGDRPRPALQWTAALALLPLALLGVAFWIGRLVRPGADDWCFLPVVRDEGASGMIDKFFQHDNGRVANALLVVAYGAFGVPGHRWFALVSGVLMLGILWALTASVLKRAGLTGPRGLALLVAAMTTAVFLLATVNTYKTFYWPASSVSHTLAPVLACAAVIPLLCARTWRGRVFASGVAYVAGIFIGMLSEETSVVALVVLSTVLLVSRWAFPAPGRTHARVWCALAFAGIVIGAVILYVSPGARARRLRFAADPSSVFGPETLTAALRAFGQILETICTTWQYLGAVAVGVLLGLLVRRSSGGEGGSDGEGGGQASGPLWRRLLLLVVAGSLAFLVSGYLCTVIAYPAFGKGVVTASRIWGDFLLLYVLLLVGVGALLGRALRARRWRIPAVTAVAAGTVCAVACVGLAVPLLRLEPRMETRAERWDRQDRSLKAQVARGAQVLPYTPVSVSGMLEPFRDNGRKAWPAQCVAQYYHLKKVTYSTRLP, from the coding sequence ATGAGCGCGGACACCGTGAAAACCGCTGACGTACAGCAGGAGAGCGTGGAATCCCTCCAGCCGGGCGACCGCCCACGTCCCGCACTGCAGTGGACGGCGGCCCTCGCCCTGCTGCCGCTCGCCCTGCTCGGCGTGGCCTTCTGGATCGGCCGCCTGGTCCGCCCGGGAGCGGACGACTGGTGCTTCCTCCCGGTCGTACGGGACGAGGGCGCCTCCGGAATGATCGACAAGTTCTTCCAGCACGACAACGGACGCGTCGCCAACGCGCTGCTGGTCGTCGCGTACGGGGCCTTCGGCGTCCCGGGCCACCGGTGGTTCGCCCTGGTCAGCGGGGTGCTCATGCTGGGCATCCTCTGGGCGCTGACCGCCTCGGTGCTCAAGAGAGCCGGCCTGACCGGGCCGCGCGGGCTCGCGCTGCTCGTGGCGGCGATGACGACGGCGGTCTTCCTCCTCGCGACGGTCAACACGTACAAGACGTTCTACTGGCCCGCCTCCTCCGTCTCGCACACCCTCGCCCCCGTGCTGGCCTGCGCGGCCGTGATCCCCCTGCTGTGCGCACGGACCTGGCGGGGACGCGTCTTCGCCTCAGGCGTCGCGTACGTGGCCGGGATCTTCATCGGCATGCTGTCGGAGGAGACCTCGGTCGTCGCGCTCGTCGTGCTCTCCACCGTCCTGCTGGTCAGCCGCTGGGCCTTTCCCGCGCCGGGCAGGACGCATGCGCGCGTCTGGTGCGCGCTCGCCTTCGCCGGGATCGTGATCGGAGCGGTCATCCTGTACGTGTCGCCCGGCGCACGCGCACGGCGTCTGCGGTTCGCCGCCGACCCCTCCTCCGTGTTCGGCCCGGAGACCCTGACCGCGGCGCTGCGGGCGTTCGGGCAGATCCTGGAGACGATCTGCACGACCTGGCAGTACCTGGGAGCGGTCGCCGTCGGCGTACTGCTGGGGCTGCTGGTACGCAGAAGCAGTGGCGGGGAGGGCGGCAGCGACGGAGAGGGCGGAGGGCAGGCGTCCGGGCCTCTGTGGCGCCGGCTTCTCCTCCTGGTCGTCGCCGGATCCCTCGCCTTCCTGGTCTCCGGCTACCTCTGCACCGTCATCGCCTACCCGGCCTTCGGGAAGGGCGTGGTGACCGCGTCGCGCATCTGGGGCGACTTCCTGCTGCTGTACGTGCTGCTCCTCGTCGGCGTCGGAGCCCTGCTGGGACGGGCACTGCGCGCCCGCCGGTGGCGGATCCCCGCGGTCACGGCGGTGGCCGCCGGTACCGTGTGCGCCGTGGCGTGCGTCGGTCTTGCCGTCCCGCTGCTGCGGCTGGAGCCGAGGATGGAGACGCGCGCCGAGCGCTGGGACCGGCAGGACCGGTCGCTGAAGGCGCAGGTGGCGCGTGGTGCGCAAGTGCTTCCGTACACACCGGTGTCGGTCAGCGGGATGTTGGAACCGTTCCGCGACAACGGCCGAAAGGCGTGGCCGGCGCAGTGCGTCGCCCAGTACTACCACCTCAAGAAAGTCACGTACTCGACCCGGCTTCCCTAG
- a CDS encoding SUKH-3 domain-containing protein, with the protein MSSEDLTPGVRDWLTANGWSPGRDIGEQAEELIQVRAEDARRQGVSLNPVPAAVHLVHTYGLLRLTHPRVPDMAWVMKPTIGYDGDAAAIKELASGLGKELFPIGYESSEYGILLADEEGRLFHLHHTGGYYLGENASDAFSRFLSGVSDPDAEDFFV; encoded by the coding sequence ATGAGCTCCGAAGATTTGACTCCTGGAGTACGCGACTGGCTAACCGCGAACGGCTGGTCGCCGGGTCGCGATATCGGAGAGCAGGCCGAAGAACTCATTCAAGTCCGGGCAGAGGATGCACGGCGGCAAGGAGTTTCCCTGAATCCGGTACCCGCCGCAGTGCACCTCGTCCACACATATGGCTTGCTGCGTCTCACCCACCCCAGAGTGCCGGACATGGCCTGGGTAATGAAACCGACGATCGGGTACGACGGCGACGCGGCGGCCATCAAGGAACTGGCATCCGGACTCGGAAAGGAACTCTTTCCTATCGGCTACGAATCTTCGGAGTATGGAATTCTTCTGGCTGACGAGGAAGGGCGCCTATTTCACCTCCACCATACTGGAGGTTATTATTTGGGCGAGAACGCATCAGACGCTTTCTCCAGGTTTCTGAGCGGCGTATCCGACCCAGATGCGGAGGATTTCTTTGTCTGA
- a CDS encoding phosphatase, whose protein sequence is MPIPSRAALVEHLVRTRIAGDVATPRDNNLSHYRKLANGDRHYWLGLELGDRWCDEQDVLAVMAERCGVSDDPEHRFGQDTIDPELTVDALERMAARLRKAAAGSERVLFATGHPGGLLDVHRQTAAALRAAGCEIVRIPSGLVADEGMVFQFADVAVQERGATLWHTHSPAPMAAILDGLEREERPLPDLVVADHGWAGCAAQRGLDAVGYADCNDPALFLGEAEGTLQVAVPLDDHVLDPRFYDPLTDYLLDAAGLI, encoded by the coding sequence ATGCCGATACCCAGCCGTGCCGCCCTCGTCGAACACCTCGTCCGTACGCGTATCGCCGGAGACGTCGCCACACCCCGCGACAACAACCTCTCCCACTACCGCAAGCTCGCCAACGGCGACCGTCACTACTGGCTGGGCCTGGAGCTCGGGGACCGGTGGTGCGACGAGCAGGACGTGCTGGCCGTGATGGCCGAGCGCTGCGGGGTCAGCGACGACCCGGAGCACCGGTTCGGGCAGGACACCATCGACCCCGAGCTGACGGTCGACGCCCTGGAGCGGATGGCGGCGCGGCTGCGGAAGGCGGCGGCGGGCTCGGAGCGGGTGCTGTTCGCGACCGGGCACCCGGGCGGGCTCCTCGATGTGCACCGGCAGACCGCGGCCGCGCTGCGGGCCGCCGGATGCGAGATCGTACGGATTCCGTCGGGGCTGGTGGCCGACGAGGGCATGGTGTTCCAGTTCGCGGACGTCGCGGTGCAGGAGCGCGGCGCGACGCTCTGGCACACGCACTCGCCCGCCCCGATGGCCGCGATCCTGGACGGTCTGGAGCGGGAGGAGCGGCCGCTGCCGGACCTGGTGGTCGCCGACCACGGGTGGGCGGGGTGCGCGGCGCAGCGCGGGCTGGACGCGGTGGGGTACGCGGACTGCAACGACCCGGCGCTGTTCCTCGGCGAGGCGGAGGGGACGCTCCAGGTGGCCGTGCCGCTGGACGACCATGTGCTGGACCCGCGGTTCTACGACCCGCTGACGGACTACCTGCTGGACGCGGCGGGGCTGATCTGA
- a CDS encoding immunity 49 family protein: MSKADRMSAHDWWLISEEFLDHLGALSVGTPDLGTPEAKAVLDNAAEAAAGAVAYAAYYPHNDFNVFLDYVNFGMSYESGSEGGPESISACWWLDAFCLAVLSGKAEWHGEAFHFARKPPQKDAAGRPAVELINGLMAYVIGDTGDDDASYPPSNEEKLAALDAALARIHALDDEIDEGLFDHPQSTALFALRALHIGDQEVFRDELVKLLLPHSAIPGPGAQPRSLLPLLPLALTALAYRREGWQPPVDTGYLPRALVTGFETAGPRVDGYGLNRRPDAVVELAAGPVMFERPESPRPFSPESEALFEQHIREAFTPVGTEPLSTRRLSSAVSNLVILFKARASLSADATDLQIENLHLAAQLGAALFRTTLAEPGTDVDVTINGSTLTYPAYHGDYAGPGHWHTATDLALIAGSRTDLAALVLSGSAILKQDGSAFASYRQALHDYLRCVDPEPATDRALIDCEKAKSWGFFPPPAVLLSQLVEGDEESFNLALLDTLEAHRDHYRVADRADDPDAAISLDILALTCHARRRGWNIRVMSPYLPPRLLQAAEPL, encoded by the coding sequence ATGTCGAAGGCGGACCGGATGTCCGCCCACGACTGGTGGCTGATCTCGGAGGAGTTCCTCGATCACCTGGGCGCGCTCTCCGTCGGGACTCCCGACCTCGGCACCCCGGAGGCCAAGGCCGTCCTGGACAACGCTGCCGAGGCCGCTGCCGGTGCCGTGGCGTACGCCGCGTACTACCCGCACAACGACTTCAACGTCTTCCTCGACTACGTGAACTTCGGGATGAGCTACGAGTCCGGAAGCGAAGGCGGCCCCGAGTCCATCAGCGCCTGCTGGTGGCTCGACGCCTTCTGTCTGGCGGTCCTTTCCGGCAAGGCCGAATGGCACGGCGAAGCATTCCACTTCGCCCGCAAGCCACCCCAGAAGGACGCTGCCGGGCGTCCGGCCGTCGAGCTCATCAACGGCCTGATGGCGTACGTCATCGGGGACACGGGAGACGATGACGCGAGCTACCCGCCGTCCAACGAGGAGAAGCTCGCCGCGCTCGACGCCGCGCTCGCCCGGATCCATGCCCTGGACGACGAGATCGACGAGGGCCTCTTCGATCACCCGCAGAGCACCGCCCTCTTCGCTCTGCGCGCCTTGCACATCGGTGACCAGGAGGTCTTCCGCGACGAACTGGTCAAGCTGCTGCTCCCTCACAGCGCCATCCCCGGCCCCGGGGCCCAGCCCCGCTCCCTGCTTCCCCTTCTCCCGCTCGCCCTGACGGCTCTCGCCTATCGCCGCGAGGGCTGGCAGCCGCCCGTCGACACCGGCTACCTCCCGCGCGCGCTGGTCACCGGATTCGAGACCGCGGGACCGCGGGTCGACGGGTACGGCCTCAACAGGCGCCCGGACGCGGTCGTCGAACTGGCCGCCGGGCCCGTGATGTTCGAGCGGCCCGAAAGCCCTCGGCCCTTCTCCCCGGAGAGCGAGGCCCTGTTCGAGCAGCACATCAGGGAGGCCTTCACGCCGGTGGGCACGGAGCCGCTCTCCACCCGGCGATTGTCGAGTGCCGTGAGCAACCTGGTCATTCTCTTCAAGGCGCGCGCCTCGCTGTCCGCCGACGCCACGGATCTGCAGATCGAAAACCTTCACCTTGCTGCCCAGTTGGGTGCCGCGCTCTTCCGTACCACCCTCGCTGAACCCGGCACGGATGTCGACGTGACGATCAACGGCAGCACGCTCACCTACCCCGCCTACCACGGTGATTACGCCGGGCCCGGCCACTGGCACACCGCTACGGACCTCGCCCTGATCGCCGGAAGCCGCACGGACCTCGCCGCGCTCGTCCTCAGCGGCTCCGCCATTCTCAAGCAGGACGGCTCCGCCTTCGCCTCGTACCGCCAGGCCCTCCACGACTATCTGCGGTGCGTGGACCCCGAGCCCGCCACGGACCGGGCCCTGATCGACTGCGAGAAGGCCAAGAGCTGGGGCTTCTTTCCCCCGCCGGCAGTCCTCCTCTCGCAGCTGGTCGAAGGCGACGAGGAGAGCTTCAACCTCGCGCTTCTGGACACCCTCGAAGCCCACCGCGACCACTACCGAGTCGCCGACCGCGCCGACGATCCCGACGCCGCGATCAGCCTCGACATCCTGGCTCTGACCTGCCACGCCCGCCGCCGGGGCTGGAACATCCGAGTCATGTCCCCCTACCTGCCGCCCCGTCTCCTTCAAGCGGCCGAACCTCTCTAG
- a CDS encoding peptidase inhibitor family I36 protein, whose amino-acid sequence MNRITAFAVTSIALALGLGAGPAAAGAAENAVVEKATVEGARASYSCSPGYFCIYSDWNGGGTRCQWSDKKRANTADDCSFIQRGQNVRSVWNATGHRVQYYTQTNYNARVGSTPAGSGGNLQGSYQIRSFKPQ is encoded by the coding sequence ATGAACCGCATCACCGCGTTCGCCGTCACCTCGATCGCCTTGGCCCTGGGGCTGGGCGCCGGGCCCGCCGCGGCCGGGGCCGCAGAGAACGCCGTCGTCGAGAAGGCCACCGTAGAAGGCGCCCGGGCTTCCTACAGTTGTAGTCCCGGGTACTTCTGTATCTACAGCGACTGGAACGGAGGGGGCACCCGCTGCCAGTGGTCGGACAAGAAGCGGGCGAACACCGCCGACGACTGTTCGTTCATCCAGCGGGGCCAGAACGTCCGCTCCGTGTGGAACGCGACCGGGCATCGCGTGCAGTACTACACCCAGACCAACTACAACGCCCGGGTCGGATCCACCCCTGCCGGAAGCGGCGGCAACCTCCAGGGGAGCTACCAGATCCGCTCCTTCAAGCCCCAGTAG
- a CDS encoding YwqJ-related putative deaminase, producing the protein MSEQFPAVASSLLISGRVVSHTSLIGEGTAELHPAIRAFVNSLPANVRKSFTGSCAETALVSDQLWALDSARNDGRTTTLGEATPHFTESAIVSKMIRGHGHPDHGKVTAPCSVCQLLLQELGVRVIS; encoded by the coding sequence TTGTCTGAGCAGTTCCCCGCCGTAGCCTCCTCCCTACTGATCAGCGGCCGGGTAGTCAGTCACACCAGCTTGATCGGCGAAGGCACCGCAGAACTCCATCCGGCCATCAGGGCGTTCGTGAACTCACTTCCGGCGAACGTACGCAAATCCTTCACTGGCAGCTGCGCCGAAACAGCCCTCGTGTCCGACCAACTATGGGCCCTCGACTCCGCGCGAAACGACGGCCGCACGACAACCCTCGGCGAAGCGACACCCCACTTCACGGAGTCCGCCATCGTCTCCAAGATGATTCGCGGTCACGGACACCCCGATCACGGCAAGGTCACCGCGCCGTGCAGCGTCTGCCAACTCCTTCTTCAGGAGCTGGGAGTGCGTGTGATTTCCTGA
- a CDS encoding DUF397 domain-containing protein: MTEHTIADTSTLSGWRKSSHSGNESGSCVEVLDDYPSGVPVRDSKTPHGPALVIPAPGWSSFIAAVKRGELPA; this comes from the coding sequence ATGACTGAGCACACCATCGCGGACACTTCCACCCTGAGCGGCTGGCGCAAGTCGTCTCACAGCGGGAACGAATCAGGCAGCTGCGTCGAAGTGCTGGACGACTACCCCTCAGGCGTCCCCGTCCGCGACTCCAAGACCCCGCACGGCCCCGCCCTGGTCATCCCGGCACCTGGCTGGTCCTCGTTCATCGCAGCGGTCAAGCGCGGCGAGCTGCCGGCCTGA
- a CDS encoding acyl-CoA thioesterase, with protein sequence MSSALDSLLDLLDLEQIEQDIFRGTSRSAIVPRVFGGQVAAQALVAAGRTVPADRTAHSLHSYFLRMGDPGAPIVYTVDRIRDGRSFTTRRVVAVQHGQPIFHLSASFQTYEEGLEHQAEMPTAPDPETLPTAAQMLPRYADRFSDPGVVDRLIEAREAVDLRYVDAPPFGTVGEPREPRSQVWFRTNGKLADDPLLHVCMATYVSDMTLLDSVLLAHGRGGWAVGDVVGASLDHAMWFHRPFRADEWLLYDQESPSASGGRGLGQARIYTQDGGLAITVIQEGVVRVPRD encoded by the coding sequence ATGAGCTCAGCACTTGATTCCCTGCTCGATCTGCTCGACCTGGAGCAGATCGAGCAGGACATCTTCCGGGGTACGAGCCGTTCGGCGATCGTCCCCCGCGTCTTCGGCGGCCAGGTCGCGGCCCAGGCCCTGGTCGCCGCGGGCCGTACCGTCCCCGCCGATCGCACCGCCCACTCCCTGCACTCGTACTTCCTGCGGATGGGCGACCCGGGCGCACCGATCGTCTACACCGTCGACCGCATCCGCGACGGCCGCTCCTTCACCACCCGCCGGGTCGTCGCCGTCCAGCACGGCCAGCCGATCTTCCATCTCTCGGCGTCCTTCCAGACGTACGAGGAGGGACTGGAGCACCAGGCGGAGATGCCGACCGCCCCGGACCCGGAGACGCTGCCCACGGCCGCGCAGATGCTGCCCCGGTACGCGGACCGCTTCAGCGATCCGGGTGTCGTGGACCGGCTGATCGAGGCGCGGGAGGCGGTCGACCTGCGGTACGTGGACGCCCCGCCCTTCGGCACGGTCGGCGAACCGCGCGAGCCCCGCTCCCAGGTGTGGTTCCGCACCAACGGCAAGCTCGCCGACGACCCGCTGCTGCATGTCTGCATGGCGACGTACGTCTCCGACATGACGCTGCTCGACTCGGTGCTCCTCGCCCATGGGCGCGGGGGCTGGGCGGTCGGCGACGTGGTCGGCGCGAGCCTGGACCACGCGATGTGGTTCCACCGTCCCTTCCGGGCCGACGAATGGCTGCTGTACGACCAGGAGTCGCCGTCCGCGTCCGGCGGGCGCGGGCTCGGCCAGGCCCGTATCTACACCCAGGACGGCGGGCTGGCGATCACCGTCATCCAGGAGGGCGTGGTCCGCGTCCCCCGGGACTGA
- a CDS encoding cation diffusion facilitator family transporter, giving the protein MNDAETGGGESTFTVVVAAAANLGIAVAKAVAGIVSGSSAMLSEAAHSVADTVTELMLLTALKRSEKPADEEHPLGYGPERYIWAMLASVATFVGGAVFAVYDGIHTLVRGEELGDPLVSYLVLAAAFLLEGYSLRTGLRQVRGEAARLGAPAAHYLRHTPDTAVKAVVMEDSAALVGLLLAAGGLLGGQLSGSGMWDGIASILIGALLVYVAWVLGRSNAQLLIGRPLPKEMRAGVREELLSVPHIIEVLELTTLIQGPTEVLVAAKIDFRDASTAEQIEWACEEAEEQLQERYPAIRRVYLDPTPGLGQQRRAAGSRPPGG; this is encoded by the coding sequence ATGAACGATGCGGAAACCGGTGGTGGGGAGTCCACGTTCACGGTCGTCGTCGCGGCGGCCGCCAATCTCGGCATCGCCGTGGCGAAGGCCGTCGCCGGAATCGTCAGCGGATCGAGCGCGATGCTCTCCGAGGCGGCGCACTCGGTCGCCGACACGGTCACCGAGCTGATGCTGCTCACCGCCCTGAAACGCAGCGAGAAGCCCGCCGACGAGGAACACCCGCTGGGCTACGGCCCCGAGCGTTACATCTGGGCGATGCTCGCCTCGGTCGCCACGTTCGTCGGCGGCGCGGTGTTCGCCGTCTACGACGGCATCCACACCCTCGTCCGGGGCGAGGAACTCGGCGACCCGCTGGTCTCGTACCTCGTGCTGGCCGCCGCCTTCCTCCTGGAGGGCTACTCCCTGCGCACGGGTCTGCGCCAGGTCCGCGGCGAGGCCGCCCGTCTGGGCGCACCCGCCGCCCACTATCTGCGCCACACCCCCGACACCGCGGTCAAGGCCGTGGTGATGGAGGACTCGGCGGCGCTGGTGGGGCTGCTGCTCGCCGCGGGCGGCCTGCTCGGCGGTCAGCTCTCCGGCTCGGGCATGTGGGACGGCATCGCATCGATCCTGATCGGCGCCCTGCTGGTGTACGTCGCCTGGGTGCTGGGCCGCTCCAACGCCCAGTTGCTGATCGGCCGCCCGCTGCCGAAGGAGATGCGGGCCGGGGTCCGCGAGGAACTTCTCTCCGTACCGCACATCATCGAGGTCCTGGAGCTGACCACCCTGATCCAGGGACCGACGGAAGTCCTCGTCGCCGCGAAGATCGACTTCCGGGACGCGTCGACCGCGGAGCAGATCGAGTGGGCGTGCGAGGAGGCGGAGGAGCAGTTGCAGGAGCGGTATCCGGCGATCCGGCGAGTGTATCTGGATCCGACGCCGGGGCTGGGTCAGCAGCGCCGGGCAGCCGGTTCGCGCCCGCCCGGCGGATGA
- a CDS encoding acyl-CoA dehydrogenase family protein: MRRTVFNEDHEAFRETIRAFIEAEVVPVYDEWFAAGQVPREFYHKLGELGIFGIEVDEEYGGAGIDSHKYEAVIYEETARAGVSFGGSGVHTLLGLPYVKMLATDEQKKRWLPKFATGEEMWALAMTEPGTGSDVAGMKTTAKLSEDGTHYVLNGAKTFITGGVHADRVIVCARTSAPREDDRRFGISLFAVDTKSAGYSVGRKLDKLGLKTSDTAELAFVDVKVPAEDLLGEENKGFGYLGTNLASERWGIAFGAYAQAAAAVRFAKSYVQDRTVFGKTVASFQNTKFELAACQAEVDAAQAVADRALEALDAGELTAAEAASAKLFCTEVAHRVIDRCLQLHGGYGFMNEYPIARLYADNRVNRIYGGTSEVMKSIIAKSMGL, encoded by the coding sequence GTGCGCCGTACGGTATTCAACGAGGACCACGAGGCGTTCCGGGAGACCATCCGCGCCTTCATCGAGGCCGAGGTCGTCCCCGTGTACGACGAGTGGTTCGCCGCCGGCCAGGTGCCGCGCGAGTTCTACCACAAGCTCGGGGAGCTGGGTATCTTCGGCATCGAGGTGGACGAGGAGTACGGCGGCGCGGGCATCGACTCGCACAAGTACGAGGCCGTCATCTACGAGGAGACCGCCCGCGCCGGCGTCTCCTTCGGCGGCTCGGGTGTCCACACCCTGCTCGGCCTGCCGTACGTCAAGATGCTCGCCACCGACGAGCAGAAGAAGCGCTGGCTGCCGAAGTTCGCCACCGGCGAGGAGATGTGGGCCCTCGCGATGACCGAGCCGGGCACCGGCTCCGACGTCGCGGGCATGAAGACCACCGCCAAGCTCTCCGAGGACGGCACGCACTACGTCCTCAACGGCGCCAAGACCTTCATCACCGGTGGTGTGCACGCCGACCGCGTGATCGTGTGCGCCCGTACGTCCGCTCCCCGCGAGGACGACCGCCGCTTCGGCATATCGCTCTTCGCCGTCGACACCAAGTCCGCGGGCTACTCGGTCGGCCGCAAGCTCGACAAGCTCGGCCTGAAGACCTCCGACACCGCCGAGCTGGCGTTCGTCGACGTCAAGGTCCCGGCCGAGGACCTGCTCGGCGAGGAGAACAAGGGCTTCGGCTACCTCGGCACCAACCTGGCCTCCGAGCGCTGGGGCATCGCCTTCGGCGCGTACGCACAGGCCGCCGCCGCCGTCCGGTTCGCCAAGAGCTACGTGCAGGACCGCACGGTCTTCGGCAAGACCGTCGCCTCGTTCCAGAACACCAAGTTCGAGCTCGCCGCCTGCCAGGCCGAGGTGGACGCGGCCCAGGCCGTCGCCGACCGCGCGCTTGAGGCCCTCGACGCCGGTGAGCTGACCGCCGCCGAGGCAGCCTCCGCGAAGCTGTTCTGCACCGAGGTCGCGCACCGCGTCATCGACCGCTGCCTCCAGCTGCACGGTGGCTACGGCTTCATGAACGAGTACCCGATCGCCCGCCTGTACGCGGACAACCGCGTCAACCGCATCTACGGCGGCACCAGCGAGGTCATGAAGTCGATCATCGCCAAGTCCATGGGTCTGTGA